One stretch of Niallia sp. XMNu-256 DNA includes these proteins:
- a CDS encoding CsbA family protein produces MFTKFVLALILPGLLVVFFSRVTYSRILALILSVALIAASAYKGYTDTFLLIIVDALSLTVGFWYATRMKQKMNKIENLS; encoded by the coding sequence GTGTTTACCAAGTTTGTATTGGCCCTAATTTTACCGGGATTATTAGTTGTGTTTTTTTCAAGAGTAACCTATAGTCGGATCCTTGCTCTCATACTATCGGTTGCTTTAATTGCAGCGTCAGCATATAAAGGGTATACTGACACGTTTCTATTAATTATTGTTGATGCCTTATCTTTAACCGTTGGATTTTGGTACGCTACAAGAATGAAACAAAAAATGAACAAAATAGAAAACCTGTCCTAG